Proteins from a single region of Cytophagaceae bacterium:
- a CDS encoding NUDIX hydrolase produces MKIRPSVIIVKDDKVLTLKYLYGSTEVYAIPGGNLEFGESLSETVVRELKEELNLEISLLDFCGTAEIINEKQHGVHFFFLGKIISGEPKINPQETTANSVVWLKKDQITEVNLYPKIPDLILSVLNGENPYGLFLGKIDQPWY; encoded by the coding sequence ATGAAAATAAGGCCTTCTGTAATCATCGTTAAAGACGATAAGGTATTGACGCTTAAATATTTATACGGAAGTACTGAAGTCTATGCCATTCCGGGTGGAAACCTTGAATTTGGTGAAAGCCTTTCTGAAACGGTAGTCAGAGAGTTGAAAGAAGAACTAAATCTTGAAATAAGCCTGTTGGATTTTTGTGGTACAGCCGAAATCATCAATGAAAAACAGCATGGGGTACATTTCTTTTTTTTAGGAAAAATTATTTCCGGTGAACCTAAAATAAACCCTCAAGAAACTACTGCCAATTCGGTGGTGTGGCTTAAAAAAGACCAAATTACTGAAGTTAATTTATATCCAAAAATACCGGATTTGATTTTGTCGGTTTTGAATGGTGAAAACCCTTACGGTTTATTTTTAGGAAAAATAGATCAACCCTGGTATTAA
- a CDS encoding DNA-3-methyladenine glycosylase 2 family protein gives MKFTIPTPKIFDFNECLWFLDRGYDECLHTISDKKVRKVFKSEIQNVLVEISSENEILICEILNTQTADLENIKKQIIKWFDLERDLSPFYTLLSHDVDLSFFTEKYFGLRLITIPNLFEALCWSIIGQQINLTFAYKIKRALVEYCGDFVEYEGIKYYLFPSPQDILIIDDVVFREMKFSRQKIAYIRNISEAFLQKIISKIALQNVDNHKDRLAFLTQIKGVGEWTAQYALMKSLPAMEAVAYGDAGLNQALFNLKKIPKKDSRQLQEQIIEQFKGWEAYLVFYLWRSLSARPQS, from the coding sequence TTGAAATTTACAATCCCTACCCCCAAGATTTTCGATTTTAATGAATGTCTCTGGTTTCTAGACCGGGGTTATGACGAATGTTTGCATACCATTTCAGATAAGAAAGTCAGAAAAGTATTTAAGTCTGAAATCCAAAATGTTCTGGTTGAAATCAGTTCAGAAAATGAAATTTTAATCTGTGAAATTCTGAATACCCAAACCGCTGACTTAGAAAATATTAAGAAACAAATAATCAAGTGGTTTGATCTGGAAAGGGATTTGTCACCGTTTTATACATTACTTTCTCATGATGTGGACCTAAGTTTTTTTACTGAAAAATATTTTGGATTAAGGTTAATCACCATACCTAATTTGTTTGAAGCTCTGTGTTGGAGTATCATCGGGCAGCAGATTAATCTCACTTTTGCTTATAAAATCAAAAGAGCTTTGGTTGAGTATTGTGGCGATTTTGTGGAATATGAAGGTATAAAATATTACCTTTTTCCATCTCCCCAGGATATCCTAATAATTGATGATGTTGTATTCAGAGAAATGAAGTTTTCGAGACAAAAAATAGCGTATATCAGGAATATTTCAGAGGCTTTTTTACAAAAAATTATTTCTAAAATAGCTTTGCAAAATGTTGATAATCATAAAGATAGATTAGCTTTTTTGACTCAGATAAAAGGAGTTGGAGAGTGGACGGCTCAATATGCTTTGATGAAGTCTTTACCGGCTATGGAAGCGGTAGCTTATGGTGATGCAGGTCTCAATCAGGCACTCTTTAATCTCAAAAAAATTCCCAAGAAAGATTCCAGGCAGTTGCAAGAACAAATTATTGAACAGTTTAAAGGCTGGGAAGCCTACCTCGTTTTCTATCTTTGGAGGAGCCTGAGTGCCAGGCCTCAGTCATAA
- a CDS encoding alpha-ketoglutarate-dependent dioxygenase AlkB, translating to MVMNLFENQNLLPFEGELLYYPDFVSNDFFETIKNETHWKQEGMKIYGKEVLFPRLTAWYAAEGKTYKYSGLVNIPVAFSDTLLILKKLIEQKTGHHFNSALLNYYRNGNDSMGWHADDEPELGKNPVIASLNLGAARKFQIKHKVQQNSTRSLLLESGSLLMMQGEMQDHWLHQIPKVKEVGERINITFRKIL from the coding sequence ATGGTAATGAATCTCTTCGAAAATCAAAACCTTTTGCCTTTTGAGGGAGAATTGCTTTATTATCCCGACTTTGTTTCGAATGATTTTTTTGAAACAATAAAAAACGAAACCCACTGGAAGCAGGAAGGCATGAAAATCTACGGTAAAGAAGTGTTGTTTCCTCGGTTAACAGCCTGGTATGCAGCAGAAGGTAAAACTTACAAATACTCAGGCCTGGTCAACATTCCTGTAGCGTTTTCAGATACCTTATTGATTTTAAAGAAATTAATTGAACAAAAAACCGGACACCATTTTAACTCTGCATTGCTCAATTACTACCGAAACGGCAACGACTCTATGGGCTGGCATGCCGATGACGAGCCGGAGCTAGGCAAAAATCCGGTGATTGCCTCATTGAACCTCGGTGCAGCCAGAAAATTTCAGATAAAACACAAAGTTCAACAAAATAGTACCAGAAGTTTATTGCTTGAAAGTGGGAGCTTGCTCATGATGCAGGGTGAAATGCAGGACCACTGGCTGCATCAGATTCCTAAAGTCAAAGAAGTAGGTGAGAGAATCAATATCACATTCAGAAAGATTTTATGA
- a CDS encoding ATP-binding protein, whose translation MHSLEKISERLLAVTETDIRRYLYPEINFDARLIVITGCRGVGKTTLLKQYLKENSNTKTAIYFSLDHLYFSKNTLLETVEELYDRGYRRFGIDEVHKYEGWSRELKNIYDSLPDVKVLVTSSSALDVMEGVGDLSRRADVYNLKGLSFREFLIFEGMESFPVISIDELTVNHTEIAQELLTKHPELTKKFKNYLRNGYYPFYKEAGRKYNDRLQAMINQVIEVDLPPIFNIDYSSVRQIKKLLGLLSELVPYSPNIQKISDQLNIPRQRVLVFLDYLDRADVLNALKAPQKSDSALTKPDKVFLENSNLIHALAMTEPNTGTERETFFMNAVGAKNTLSFPVRGDFMVNDKYVFEVGGKNKSMHQIYGMPNAFLAKDGIDEGYGSTIPLWLFGFGY comes from the coding sequence ATGCATTCTCTCGAAAAAATATCGGAAAGGCTTCTGGCTGTTACTGAAACAGATATCAGGAGATATTTGTATCCTGAGATCAACTTTGATGCCCGCCTTATTGTTATCACAGGTTGCAGAGGCGTGGGAAAAACCACATTGCTCAAGCAATATTTAAAAGAAAACTCCAACACCAAAACCGCCATATATTTCAGTCTTGACCATCTGTATTTCAGTAAAAATACACTGCTCGAAACCGTGGAGGAGCTTTATGACCGAGGATACCGGAGATTTGGCATAGATGAAGTACACAAATACGAAGGCTGGTCGAGGGAATTGAAAAATATTTATGACAGCCTTCCCGATGTAAAAGTATTGGTGACCTCTTCTTCGGCGTTGGATGTGATGGAAGGTGTGGGTGATTTGAGTCGCAGAGCCGACGTGTACAATCTTAAAGGACTGAGCTTTAGAGAATTTTTAATTTTTGAAGGAATGGAATCATTCCCCGTAATTTCTATCGATGAGCTCACCGTCAATCACACCGAAATAGCTCAGGAATTATTGACGAAGCACCCTGAATTGACTAAAAAATTCAAAAATTACCTTCGAAACGGTTACTATCCGTTCTATAAAGAAGCCGGAAGAAAATACAACGACCGCCTGCAAGCCATGATCAATCAGGTGATTGAGGTAGATTTACCACCAATATTCAATATCGACTACTCTTCGGTAAGGCAAATCAAAAAGCTATTGGGTTTATTGTCGGAATTGGTGCCGTATAGTCCAAATATTCAGAAAATATCGGACCAGCTCAACATTCCAAGACAAAGAGTGTTGGTTTTTTTGGATTATCTTGACCGGGCCGATGTGCTCAACGCCTTAAAAGCACCCCAAAAATCAGACAGTGCACTCACCAAGCCGGACAAGGTTTTTCTGGAAAACTCTAACCTAATACATGCACTGGCCATGACAGAGCCCAACACTGGTACCGAAAGAGAAACCTTCTTTATGAATGCGGTAGGTGCCAAAAACACGCTGAGCTTCCCAGTAAGAGGTGACTTTATGGTCAATGACAAATATGTATTTGAAGTGGGTGGAAAAAACAAATCGATGCACCAGATATATGGTATGCCCAATGCATTTCTGGCTAAAGATGGCATAGATGAAGGTTACGGCAGCACCATTCCATTATGGTTATTTGGTTTTGGATACTGA
- a CDS encoding Dabb family protein yields the protein MKKLALILIAILGIMGTASAQKKELRHVVMFKFKEGTSATDIKKVEDAFRELPNKIKEIKGYEWGINNSPEKLDNGFTHVFLLTFDSEEGRSAYLPHPDHKAFGKVLGPFLDKVMVLDYWAGK from the coding sequence ATGAAAAAATTAGCATTAATCTTAATCGCAATTCTGGGAATTATGGGAACAGCCTCAGCACAAAAAAAGGAACTTCGCCATGTGGTGATGTTTAAGTTTAAAGAAGGCACCAGTGCTACCGATATTAAAAAAGTAGAAGATGCTTTCAGAGAATTACCCAACAAAATCAAGGAAATAAAAGGCTACGAATGGGGAATCAACAACAGCCCCGAAAAACTCGACAATGGTTTCACACATGTATTTTTACTAACTTTTGATAGTGAGGAAGGCCGTTCAGCTTATCTTCCCCATCCTGACCATAAAGCTTTCGGAAAGGTATTAGGGCCTTTTCTCGACAAAGTAATGGTGCTCGACTATTGGGCTGGGAAGTAA
- the trpB gene encoding tryptophan synthase subunit beta: protein MKSKSAFEVDERGYYGNFGGAFIPEMLYPNVEELRLNYRQIMESPDFIEEFERLLIDYVGRPTPLFLAQRLSEKYNAEIYLKREDLCHTGAHKVNNTLGQIILAKKLGKHKIVAETGAGQHGVATATMCALMGLECIVYMGEIDMERQAPNVARMKMLGAEVRPAKSGSKTLKDATNEALRHWINNPVDTHYIIGSVVGPHPYPDMVARFQSVISKEVRKQLFEKTGNENPDYVIACVGGGSNAAGVFYHFLDEPEVKIIAAEAAGLGIESGKTAATTFKGKPGILHGSKSLLMQTDDGQVVEPHSISAGLDYPGIGPLHAHLWESGRAQFLGITDQESIDAGFELTRLEGIIPAIESSHALGALKYLPLQPSDTVVIGLSGRGDKDLATYMKYL from the coding sequence ATGAAAAGTAAGTCGGCCTTTGAAGTAGATGAAAGAGGATATTACGGCAATTTTGGCGGAGCCTTTATTCCCGAAATGCTGTACCCAAATGTAGAGGAACTTAGACTGAATTACCGGCAAATTATGGAGTCTCCCGACTTTATTGAGGAATTTGAACGGCTGTTGATAGATTATGTTGGCCGGCCCACCCCACTTTTTTTGGCACAAAGACTTTCAGAAAAATATAATGCCGAAATCTATCTCAAAAGAGAAGACCTTTGTCACACAGGGGCACATAAGGTCAACAATACTCTGGGGCAGATTATTTTGGCAAAAAAACTGGGGAAACACAAAATCGTTGCGGAAACCGGTGCTGGTCAGCATGGTGTAGCCACAGCAACTATGTGTGCTTTGATGGGGCTGGAGTGCATCGTTTACATGGGTGAAATCGACATGGAACGGCAGGCACCCAATGTAGCCCGTATGAAAATGCTCGGAGCAGAAGTGAGACCGGCAAAAAGTGGCTCAAAAACTTTAAAAGATGCCACCAATGAAGCCCTTAGACACTGGATTAACAACCCTGTTGACACCCATTATATTATTGGGTCGGTAGTGGGGCCACATCCTTACCCCGATATGGTGGCGAGGTTTCAGTCGGTAATTTCGAAGGAAGTAAGAAAACAACTTTTTGAAAAAACCGGGAATGAAAATCCAGATTATGTGATTGCATGTGTAGGTGGCGGGTCAAATGCAGCCGGTGTTTTTTATCATTTTCTGGATGAACCCGAAGTAAAAATAATCGCTGCTGAAGCCGCCGGTCTGGGCATAGAATCTGGAAAAACAGCCGCGACTACCTTCAAAGGCAAACCCGGGATTCTGCATGGCAGCAAAAGCTTATTGATGCAAACCGACGACGGCCAGGTGGTAGAGCCCCACAGTATTTCAGCTGGGTTAGATTACCCTGGTATTGGGCCGCTTCATGCTCATCTTTGGGAAAGTGGAAGGGCTCAGTTTCTGGGAATAACTGACCAGGAATCTATCGATGCCGGCTTTGAGTTAACCCGACTCGAAGGCATCATTCCGGCCATAGAATCATCACATGCTCTGGGAGCCCTTAAATATTTGCCTTTACAGCCATCTGATACCGTTGTTATCGGACTTTCAGGCCGTGGAGACAAGGATTTGGCCACTTACATGAAGTATCTGTAA
- a CDS encoding phosphoribosylanthranilate isomerase: MGDSENIGEVAKLMPDYLGFIFYEKSPRYVGKFDNLLTAKNLPEIIKKVGVFVNADFDEIKQSVVEFGLKVVQLHGNEEPELCKKIKASGLEVWKAFSVDQSFDFSVTEKYLNTVDAFLFDSKGAGYGGHGVAFNWDLLENYKLEIPFFLAGGISPENIDSVFTIKNPAFFGVDVNSKFETCPGIKNIETLKPLFSKIRGNH; the protein is encoded by the coding sequence ATGGGCGACTCTGAAAACATCGGGGAAGTAGCCAAACTAATGCCTGACTATCTGGGTTTTATTTTTTATGAAAAATCTCCAAGGTATGTTGGAAAATTTGACAATTTATTAACGGCAAAAAATCTACCGGAAATAATAAAGAAAGTGGGGGTATTTGTAAATGCTGATTTTGACGAAATAAAACAAAGCGTTGTAGAATTCGGTTTGAAAGTAGTACAACTTCACGGAAACGAGGAACCGGAATTGTGCAAAAAAATAAAAGCTTCTGGATTGGAAGTTTGGAAGGCTTTTTCTGTTGACCAGAGTTTTGATTTTTCTGTTACTGAAAAATACTTGAATACTGTTGATGCTTTTTTGTTTGATTCCAAAGGAGCAGGTTATGGCGGTCATGGAGTAGCCTTTAACTGGGATTTACTAGAGAATTATAAGCTTGAAATTCCTTTCTTTTTAGCCGGGGGTATTTCGCCCGAAAATATTGATAGCGTTTTTACAATAAAAAATCCAGCGTTTTTTGGAGTCGATGTAAACAGTAAATTTGAGACTTGTCCGGGAATAAAAAATATTGAAACCTTAAAGCCTCTTTTTAGTAAAATCAGAGGGAATCATTAA
- the trpC gene encoding indole-3-glycerol phosphate synthase TrpC translates to MTILDEIVVNKRIEIEDSKKMVSLGQLMGSEFFLRKKNSLAESIRKTNGNGIIAEFKRKSPSKGMFGEHFDVEKTTTGYTKGGAAGISVLTDYNYFGGAKEDLISARKYNPSTPLLRKDFMIDEYQLYEAKAWGADVILLIAAQLKAEEILNLSKKAHELDLEVLLEVHDEEEIAKSPFDYIDIVGVNNRNLKNFAENNVNASLRLIELLPKDIIKISESCISQPETVKQLKKVGYEGFLMGENFMKTIDPSKALADFVKQINED, encoded by the coding sequence TCTTGACGAAATCGTAGTAAACAAAAGAATTGAAATAGAAGATTCAAAAAAAATGGTTTCGTTGGGTCAATTGATGGGAAGTGAGTTTTTTCTCCGAAAAAAAAACAGCCTGGCAGAATCAATCAGAAAAACCAATGGCAACGGAATAATCGCTGAATTCAAACGAAAATCACCCTCTAAGGGGATGTTTGGGGAGCATTTTGATGTCGAAAAAACTACCACCGGCTATACAAAAGGTGGTGCGGCAGGAATAAGTGTACTTACTGATTACAACTATTTCGGAGGGGCAAAAGAGGATTTGATTTCGGCCAGAAAATACAACCCTTCTACTCCATTGCTCAGAAAAGACTTCATGATCGATGAATATCAACTTTACGAAGCAAAAGCATGGGGAGCCGACGTGATTTTACTCATTGCAGCTCAGCTCAAAGCTGAAGAAATCCTGAATCTGAGCAAAAAAGCCCATGAATTAGACCTGGAGGTGTTGCTCGAAGTTCATGACGAAGAAGAAATTGCAAAAAGTCCCTTTGACTATATTGATATTGTGGGAGTAAATAACCGCAACCTTAAAAACTTCGCCGAAAACAACGTTAATGCTTCTTTGAGATTGATTGAACTTCTGCCAAAAGATATAATCAAGATTTCCGAAAGCTGTATTTCTCAACCCGAAACTGTAAAGCAACTCAAAAAAGTAGGTTATGAGGGTTTTTTGATGGGTGAAAATTTCATGAAAACCATTGATCCCTCAAAAGCTTTGGCAGATTTTGTAAAGCAAATAAATGAAGATTGA